The window CTCTCGGGCGACCCCATCAGCGCAGCATCGACGCTGCCGTCGCGCAGCTTCTGCAGCAGGTCGGCATTGGAGCCGAGCACCAGTTCGGTCTGCACGTCGGGCTTGCGCAGCTTCATGCCCATGACCAGCGCCGGCACCGTCTGGTGGGTCAGCGAGTAGAGCGATCCGATGCGGATGCGGTCGGCCGAATAACCCGCCACTTCGCGGGTGGACCGGATGCCCTCCGTCATGCCGCGCAGCACCTCGCGCGCAACCTCCGCCAGTGCCTGCGCAGCGTCGGTGGGGTGCAGGTTCCGGCCCTCGTGGCGGAACAGCGCGCAACGCAGACCGCTTTCCAGCGCATGCAGGGCACGGTGCACGCTGACCGCGCTGGTGTCGAGCTTCTCCGCGGCGCGCGCGAGATTCCCGGTCTCCATGAAGGCCAGCAGGATCTCGAGCCGGCGGAAGGTGATCGCCTCTTCGACACGGACGGCCGCGGTGACATCGCGGGGAGGGGCAGCCATGGTGTCGCTCGCAGCGGCTCTGTTCCACGGGCTCGTGCGCGTCGGCATCGGTCCGGGCACGGCGGCCCGGACACGGCCTCAGTCGAGCTTCACGTTGGAGGCCTTCACCACGCCGGCCCATCGCTTGGTCTCCGCGCTGACGAAGTCGCCGAAGGCCGTACCGTAGAGAGTGGGCGTGTCGGCGCCGAGCGTCGTCCAGGCGTCCTTGATCTCCTTCGTGCCGTGGGCCTTCTGCAGTTCGGCGGTCATGCGGTCGATCGCCGCCTGCGGCGTGCCCTTGGGCGCCCACAGCCCATACCAGGTGGCCACCTGGTAGGTCGGCACGCCGCTCTCGGCGACCGTCGGGATGTCGGGATAGCCGGCGGCACGCTTGTCGCCGGCCACCGCCAGCGCCTTGAGACGCCCCCCCTTGATGTGCGCCGCCGACGATCCGAGGCCGTCGAACATCACGTCCACCTGACCTGCCATCAGGTCCTGCAGCGCCGGACCGGCGCCACGATAGGGGATGTGCGTGATGAAGGTCTGGGTCTGCAGCTTGAACAGTTCACCGGCCAGATGATGCGAGGTGCCATTGCCCGCCGAGCCGTAATTCACCTTGCCCGGATTGGCGCGCACATAGGCCAGGAACTCCTTGACGTCCTTCACCTGCAGGCGCTGCGGGTTGACGACGATCACCTGCGGCACGCTCGAGAGCAGGGCCACCGGCACGAAGTCGGCGCCGAGGTTGTAGTCGAGCTTGGGGTAGACCGCCGGCGCGATGGCGTGGTGCACCGCGCCCATGAACCAGGTGTAGCCATCGGGCGCGGCCTTGGCCGCCAGCGTGGCGCCCACGTTGCCGCCGGCGCCCCCCTTGTTGTCGATGATCACCTGGTGGCCGAGCTGCTTGGTCAGCTGCGCGAACAGCGGCCGCGCGAAGGCATCGGTGCCGCCACCGGCCGGGAAGGGCACGATGACCGTCACCGGCTTGGCCGGCCAGGCCTGCGCGAGCGCCGGCTGCAGGCTGCCCGCCAGCACAGCGGCAAGCAGCACGGCAACCCTGGGCAGCAAGCGTGACAGGGCGAGGAAAGGGGTCTTCTGAAGCATGGCGTGTCTCCTGGTGAATCGCCTTATGTATGTTTATATCATTTTTATGTATACATTAAACCCATCATCACATCTGCCGTCAACCCTGGTGGATGCCCTGAGGGGGTTGTGGCATGCAAAAATGGGGTCATGAAGATATCGGGACAGCTAC is drawn from Methylibium petroleiphilum PM1 and contains these coding sequences:
- a CDS encoding LysR family transcriptional regulator; the protein is MAAPPRDVTAAVRVEEAITFRRLEILLAFMETGNLARAAEKLDTSAVSVHRALHALESGLRCALFRHEGRNLHPTDAAQALAEVAREVLRGMTEGIRSTREVAGYSADRIRIGSLYSLTHQTVPALVMGMKLRKPDVQTELVLGSNADLLQKLRDGSVDAALMGSPESAADVESEPLFEDDIFFAAPARSRYAALQEVDLSACAEERFVSLSEGFVTYGGFLESFRIAGFTPNVVMKTGDIFSLMNLVSGGIGCTLLPGRVRSVMPQDVQFIPLQPRYLMRQTIGLHFLRTRERDPNLLALLAVCRLARAKPL
- a CDS encoding Bug family tripartite tricarboxylate transporter substrate binding protein; the encoded protein is MLQKTPFLALSRLLPRVAVLLAAVLAGSLQPALAQAWPAKPVTVIVPFPAGGGTDAFARPLFAQLTKQLGHQVIIDNKGGAGGNVGATLAAKAAPDGYTWFMGAVHHAIAPAVYPKLDYNLGADFVPVALLSSVPQVIVVNPQRLQVKDVKEFLAYVRANPGKVNYGSAGNGTSHHLAGELFKLQTQTFITHIPYRGAGPALQDLMAGQVDVMFDGLGSSAAHIKGGRLKALAVAGDKRAAGYPDIPTVAESGVPTYQVATWYGLWAPKGTPQAAIDRMTAELQKAHGTKEIKDAWTTLGADTPTLYGTAFGDFVSAETKRWAGVVKASNVKLD